TTACGCTTTACGCTGAAGAAGGTATACTGTTTCCTAACGATGCATTTGGACAACATTTATGCTTCCCACAGCGATATGACCATGAAATACCAGAATATGTACTGATGGACGGTGCTAAGAAGTTCTATGCAAACCTGGTGACCCCTTTATCTAAACTGGTACTTAAAAAATTCCAGGAAGTCACTGACTTGGGCCTTCTGGAACAGATCAAGATGATAGCACCATCTCATGGCCAGATCTGGACAGACCCCATGAAAATCATAGGTGCCTACAGTGACTGGGCCACAGGAAACTGCAAGGATAAAGTAACTATAGTTTATGACACCATGCACTATTCAACCCAGAAAATGGCTCATGCACTTGCAGAGGGAGTTATAAGTGAAGGAGTAGATGTTGCAATGTACTACCTCCACGTGGATGAAAGAAGCGAAATCGTTAAGGACATCTTAGAAAGTAAAGCCATAGCTCTTGGAGCACCCACAATCTATGACGAACCATTTCCAAGTGTGGGAGACCTTATATACTACCTTAGAGGACTTAAATTCAATAGAACAGGTAGAGAACGTCTTGCAGTGACTTTTGGATCTATGGGTGGTGAAGGTGGAACTCCAAAAAACCTTGCAGAAGATTTAAAGACCT
This genomic interval from Methanobacterium sp. contains the following:
- a CDS encoding FprA family A-type flavoprotein; translated protein: MKAESVKIKDGVYWVGVLDWDIRTYHGYTLNGTSYNAYMVFGDDKVALIDNSYPGTFPEMMARIEDALKKEGKDKIDVIVQNHVEKDHSGLLPELHKKYPEAPIYCTEIAVGGLKKHFPAISGAEFITVGTGDTLDLGGKTLAFLEAFLLHWPDSMFTLYAEEGILFPNDAFGQHLCFPQRYDHEIPEYVLMDGAKKFYANLVTPLSKLVLKKFQEVTDLGLLEQIKMIAPSHGQIWTDPMKIIGAYSDWATGNCKDKVTIVYDTMHYSTQKMAHALAEGVISEGVDVAMYYLHVDERSEIVKDILESKAIALGAPTIYDEPFPSVGDLIYYLRGLKFNRTGRERLAVTFGSMGGEGGTPKNLAEDLKTCGFNVKEQYEVYYVPDADELEKCFQTGKRLAQEIKTL